A window of the Henckelia pumila isolate YLH828 chromosome 3, ASM3356847v2, whole genome shotgun sequence genome harbors these coding sequences:
- the LOC140889759 gene encoding uncharacterized protein, with the protein MQHKHAHQVQPIKQKKRHFGPKKEEVIKKEVDELLKAGHIREVKFPTWLSNVVLVPKSSGATYQRLMDKVFSKQIGRNVDVYFDDILVKSQDDLGLVIDLGETFATLRSYGVKLNPEKCAFGVRGAKKFEWDDECGKAFEELKNYLIELSVLAKAIPTRKLRPYFLSHPIVVLTNSLIGRILTHADISGRLVKWTTELRSGVGVLLVSPRGDEIREKNDKADSLAKMAISLYSWKTKEVVVQVELTPSTEIPPLAQEENDWRRELLSYMEKGELPKDPKKAYRLKQRSLRFVMVEGVIYKRSFSGLLLKCLGPEESNYVLREIHEGCCGNHLGSYVLARKVLLAGYFWPTILKDVLALVTSCDSCQRHSRLQHQPTTVMKGIVAACPFDQWRIDIVGHFPPAPIQKKFLLVAIDYFSKWVDVEALARITEGEVEVTNRSLVQSLKTRLGKVQGNWVDELPSVLWSYRTTPRIGTGETPFSLVYRNEAVLPAEIGEESARVIFYDEKNGEKRLEDLYFVEERREVAAIRMEEYKNMIARSYNCRVCRKGFQVGYLVLRRVQEVAVGKLGPKWGGPFKVVERLKSDTYYLEDSKGKRNINLSTSHHLSHAALAPDFGSAHHLSHAALDPDLGSSHNLSHAALALDFGSAHHLGHVDLAPNFGSAHHLGHAALALDFGSAHHIK; encoded by the exons atgcaacacaaacatgcccatcaaGTTCAGCCAATAAAACAGAAGAAGAGGCACTTTGGACCAAAGAAAGAGGAGGTCATTAAGAAAGAGGTTGATGAGCTCCTTAAGGCAGGTCATATCAGGGAAGTAAAGTTCCCTACTTGGTTATCAAATGTGGTCCTAGTCCCTAAGAGCTCAG GAGCCACTTATCAGAGGCTGATGGACAAAGTGTTTTCCAAACAAATCGGAAGGAATGTGGATGTTTATtttgatgacattttggtgaAATCTCAAGATGATTTGGGTCTGGTGATCGATTTGGGGGAGACTTTTGCCACACTAAGGTCCTATGGAGTAAAGCTCAACCCTGAGAAATGTGCATTTGGAGTAAGGGGAG CCAAGAAGTTTGAATGGGATGATGAGTGTGGGAAAGCGTTCGAGGAATTAAAGAATTACTTAATTGAGCTCTCTGTGTTGGCTAAGGCAATCCCAA CTAGGAAGCTCAGACCTTATTTCTTATCACATCCCATTGTGGTGCTAACTAATAGCCTCATTGGGAGAATATTGACCCATGCTGACATTTCAGGGCGATTGGTGAAGTGGACTACTGAGCTCA GAAGTGGAGTAGGGGTACTTTTGGTTTCCCCTCGTGGAGATGAGATCAG GGAGAAGAATGATAAAGCAGATTCTCTCGCCAAGATGGCTATCTCACTTTATAGCTGGAAGACCAAGGAAGTAGTTGTGCAAGTGGAGTTAACACCCTCTACTGAGATCCCACCATTAGCTCAGGAAGAGAATGATTGGAGGAGGGAGCTCTTGAGCTATATGGAAAAGGGTGAGTTACCAAAAGATCCAAAGAAGGCTTATAGGTTGAAGCAGCGGAGTCTCCGTTTCGTGATGGTGGAAGGAGTTATTTATAAGAGATCATTTTCTGGACTTCTTCTGAAATGCTTGGGTCCCGAGGAATCTAACTATGTTCTAAGGGAGATACACGAGGGATGCTGTGGTAATCACCTGGGCTCTTATGTTCTAGCCCGCAAGGTTCTCTTAGCAGGATACTTCTGGCCTACCATTCTGAAAGATGTCCTAGCTTTGGTGACTTCTTGTGATAGTTGCCAGCGACATAGCAGACTCCAGCACCAGCCAACAACAGTGATGAAAGGAATAGTGGCAGCATGTCCCTTCGATCAGTGGAGAATTGATATTGTGGGTCATTTTCCTCCAGCCCCAATTCAGAAAAAGTTCTTGTTGGTTGCTATTGATTATTTCTCTAAGTGGGTGGATGTGGAGGCCTTGGCTCGCATTACTGAAGGAGAG GTGGAGGTGACTAACAGGTCTTTGGTGCAAAGTTTGAAGACCCGCTTGGGGAAAGTCCAAGGAAATTGGGTGGATGAGCTCCCTAGTGTTCTATGGTCATATCGTACCACACCTAGAATTGGCACTGGAGAAACGCCTTTCAGTCTAGTATATAGGAATGAGGCTGTCCTCCCAGCAGAGATTGGGGAAGAGTCAGCTCGGGTTATTTTTTATGATGAGAAGAATGGAGAAAAGAGGTTGGAAGACTTATACTTCGTGGAGGAGAGGAGAGAAGTTGCTGCCATCAGAATGGAAGAATACAAGAACATGATAGCACGGTCTTATAACTGCCGGGTGTGCAGAAAGGGATTTCAAGTGGGGTATTTGGTGCTCAGAAGAGTTCAGGAGGTGGCTGTGGGAAAGCTCGGTCCTAAATGGGGAGGACCATTCAAGGTGGTGGAGAGGCTCAAATCGGATACTTACTACCTGGAGGATTCGAAGGGAAAGAG GAATATTAATTTGAGCACATCTCACCACCTTAGTCACGCCGCTTTGGCACCTGACTTTGGCTCAGCTCACCACCTTAGTCACGCCGCTTTGGACCCTGACTTAGGCTCATCTCACAACCTTAGTCACGCCGCTTTGGCCCTTGACTTTGGCTCAGCTCACCACCTTGGTCACGTCGATTTGGCCCCTAACTTTGGCTCAGCTCACCACCTTGGTCACGCCGCTTTGGCccttgactttggttcagctcatcacatCAAATAG
- the LOC140889760 gene encoding uncharacterized protein, whose protein sequence is MRIPKSGLSLLGEQTLLAKAELPSGGIRGGTTDEDSGRARKAHGCRLENFEVNPKPNYLADPNISFGREDLKDVAIPHNDPLLVTLTISNYDVDRIFVETGSSVKIIFKETLDQMKLEGFELDPITTALYGFIGHALQPLGQIVLPLSLGIGEKRVTKIAYFTVVDAPSSFN, encoded by the exons ATGAGGATCCCAAAATCAGGGCTGAGCTTACTAGGCGAGCAAACCCTCCTCGCCAAGGCCGAGCTCCCTAGTGGAGGAATCAGAG GAGGGACTACAGATGAGGATTCAGGAAGGGCTCGTAAGGCTCATGGATGTAGGTTGGAGAATTTTGAAGTAAATCCTAAACCCAATTATTTGGCTGACCCGAATATCAGTTTTGGAAGAGAAGACTTGAAAGATGTGGCGATACCTCACAATGATCCTTTGTTGGTCACCCTAACTATTTCCAATTATGACGTGGACCGTATCTTCGTGGAAACAGGAAGCTCGGTAAAAATTATCTTCAAAGAAACCTTGGATCAGATGAAGTTAGAAGGTTTCGAGTTGGACCCTATTACTACGGCACTATATGGGTTCATTGGTCATGCTTTGCAACCCTTGGGTCAAATAGTTCTCCCATTGTCTCTTGGAATCGGAGAGAAACGAGTCACCAAAATCGCTTACTTCACGGTAGTTGATGCACCGTCATCTTTCAATTGA